One Falsihalocynthiibacter arcticus DNA segment encodes these proteins:
- a CDS encoding DUF6456 domain-containing protein, translating to MALKEWIKCKKSGKIAQYEATVSGRSFLKSTMDSPNRMGGMAHGFAEAPTRFDAAPTTWSNDRDEDRPVKRYTLAESPLIALARRRDKTGKPFVNDDLVAAGERLREDFELAQMGLQDQKIWEQYLMQIEDGSTVPTPTFRNEKQKAAHDRTREALRDLGPGLGHVVLRCCCFLEGIETTEKEMDWAARSGKIVLKIALQRLAFHTTKSYGKYGPMIG from the coding sequence ATGGCGCTCAAAGAATGGATCAAATGCAAAAAATCCGGTAAAATCGCCCAGTATGAAGCGACGGTTTCTGGCCGTAGTTTCCTGAAATCCACAATGGACTCCCCAAACCGTATGGGCGGGATGGCACATGGGTTTGCCGAGGCCCCCACGCGTTTTGATGCCGCTCCCACCACATGGTCCAATGATCGTGACGAAGACCGGCCGGTTAAGCGCTATACCTTGGCAGAAAGTCCACTGATCGCCTTGGCCCGTCGCCGTGACAAAACCGGTAAGCCCTTTGTAAACGACGATTTAGTCGCCGCGGGCGAGCGGCTTCGGGAAGATTTCGAATTGGCTCAAATGGGGCTTCAGGATCAAAAGATTTGGGAGCAATATTTGATGCAAATCGAAGATGGCTCAACGGTTCCGACGCCCACGTTTCGCAATGAAAAACAAAAGGCCGCCCATGATCGTACCCGTGAGGCGCTGCGGGATTTGGGGCCGGGACTTGGGCATGTCGTTTTGCGGTGTTGCTGTTTCCTTGAGGGGATTGAAACCACCGAAAAAGAGATGGATTGGGCCGCGCGGAGTGGCAAAATCGTGCTCAAAATTGCCTTGCAACGGTTAGCTTTTCACACGACGAAGTCCTATGGAAAATACGGACCAATGATTGGTTGA
- a CDS encoding DUF6477 family protein: protein MNDILTMLKMLNRPRLLVRAARHGLSEYNRDRHLPRLIKDARLPGPGQAVITLMSEEQILEEKRKLGDASYSVMLHIEMLVALMGEAKLLAVRTA from the coding sequence ATGAATGATATCCTAACAATGCTGAAAATGTTGAACCGCCCTCGCCTCCTCGTTCGGGCTGCTCGCCACGGTTTAAGCGAGTATAATAGGGACCGTCACCTTCCACGCCTAATCAAAGACGCACGTCTTCCGGGCCCTGGACAGGCCGTAATTACCCTCATGAGTGAGGAACAAATTCTCGAAGAAAAGCGGAAATTGGGCGACGCAAGTTACAGTGTAATGCTGCATATTGAGATGCTTGTCGCACTTATGGGGGAAGCAAAATTATTAGCGGTGCGGACAGCATAA
- a CDS encoding trimethylamine methyltransferase family protein gives MTLESGRKRGGGGSARRAARSAVSFDTAPVIDRAIPNYEILNEEALQIIERNAETILAETGVNFLENPEALELWRAAGAQIEDDRVRIPRGLARELCKTAPSSFIQHARNPERNVEIGGKKLVLAPVYGPPFVRDLEGGRRYATMADFENFVRLGYMSKFLHHSGGTVCEPTDVPVNKRHLDMLLAHMTLSDKPFMGSVTEPSRAQDSVEMCEILFGKDFVRDNTVMTSLININSPLSFDSIMMGSLEVYARANQACIISPFVVGGAMAPVSVAGTLAQVLAEVMAGVAYSQLIRKGAPVIFGTFVTSIDMNSGAPTFGTPEASQILYGAGQLARRLNLPFRSGGGLCGSKLPDAQAGYETANTLNAALLGGVNFMLHACGWLEGGLVASLEKFVLDADQLGALHKLAEGVAIDENAQAMDAIVEVGPGGHFLGCAHTQANYQSAFWRSNVLDYKPFETWEDEGARDSQSLAATKVKQLLSDYRAPALDPLIERALRSYVAEKKASVPDSFL, from the coding sequence ATGACGTTAGAATCAGGTCGCAAACGGGGAGGCGGCGGTTCTGCGCGTCGCGCCGCACGCAGTGCCGTAAGTTTTGATACCGCGCCCGTCATTGATCGCGCGATCCCAAATTACGAAATCCTCAACGAGGAAGCGCTTCAAATAATCGAGCGCAACGCCGAAACGATTTTGGCAGAAACAGGTGTGAATTTCCTCGAAAATCCGGAAGCGTTGGAGCTTTGGCGCGCGGCTGGTGCGCAAATTGAGGATGATCGCGTGCGGATTCCCCGTGGATTGGCGCGGGAATTGTGCAAAACAGCGCCGTCGAGTTTTATCCAGCATGCGCGCAATCCCGAACGGAATGTGGAAATCGGCGGCAAAAAACTGGTGCTCGCACCTGTTTATGGTCCGCCCTTCGTGCGCGACCTTGAGGGCGGGCGCCGCTATGCCACCATGGCGGATTTCGAGAATTTCGTGCGTTTGGGCTATATGTCCAAATTCTTGCACCATTCCGGCGGAACCGTGTGTGAGCCGACCGATGTACCAGTGAACAAGCGGCATCTCGACATGCTCTTGGCGCATATGACCTTGAGCGATAAGCCGTTTATGGGGTCGGTCACGGAACCTAGCCGCGCTCAAGACAGTGTGGAGATGTGTGAAATTCTGTTCGGCAAGGACTTCGTGCGGGACAATACGGTGATGACGTCGCTCATCAATATCAACTCACCGCTCTCGTTTGACTCGATTATGATGGGGTCGCTTGAGGTCTATGCGCGTGCAAATCAGGCCTGCATCATTTCGCCTTTCGTTGTTGGCGGGGCCATGGCACCTGTTTCCGTCGCGGGGACATTGGCGCAGGTTTTGGCCGAGGTCATGGCGGGCGTTGCCTATAGCCAACTGATCCGCAAAGGCGCTCCGGTGATTTTCGGAACGTTCGTGACGTCGATTGACATGAATTCGGGTGCACCGACCTTTGGCACACCAGAAGCTTCACAAATCCTTTACGGTGCGGGCCAGCTCGCGCGCCGCCTTAACCTTCCGTTTAGGTCTGGTGGCGGGCTCTGTGGCTCAAAGCTGCCTGATGCGCAGGCGGGATATGAAACCGCAAATACCCTCAACGCGGCCCTTTTGGGCGGCGTGAACTTCATGCTCCATGCCTGTGGTTGGCTTGAAGGCGGGCTTGTGGCCTCGCTTGAGAAGTTTGTTCTCGACGCGGACCAACTGGGGGCTTTGCACAAACTCGCTGAGGGCGTTGCGATAGATGAAAACGCCCAAGCTATGGACGCGATCGTTGAGGTCGGGCCGGGAGGGCACTTTTTAGGGTGCGCCCATACCCAAGCAAATTATCAGTCGGCCTTTTGGCGCAGCAATGTCCTCGACTATAAACCCTTCGAGACGTGGGAAGACGAAGGCGCGCGGGATAGCCAATCTTTGGCCGCGACGAAGGTGAAACAACTGCTCTCAGACTACCGTGCTCCCGCCCTTGATCCCCTAATCGAGCGAGCCCTTAGGAGCTATGTAGCTGAAAAGAAAGCCTCTGTTCCAGATTCGTTCTTATAG
- the guaA gene encoding glutamine-hydrolyzing GMP synthase: MNDIPSHERLLIIDFGSQVTQLIARRLRELSVYCEIHPFQKVTPAFLAEFAPKAVILSGGPASVIDEGSPRPPKAVFDLDVPILGICYGQQVMMHMLGGKVESGHGTAEFGRAYVVPTGDKIGLLDGWFEQDKEQVWMSHGDHVSAIAPGFEVYGTSPNAPFAITADTTRGFYAVQFHPEVHHTPNGAKFYENFVKMAGFTGDWTMGAYREQAIDAIREQVGDKQVICGLSGGVDSSVAAVLIHEAIGDQLTCVFVDHGLLRKDEAEEVVKMFRDNYKIKLIYADEKELFLGALDGQSDPETKRKIIGGLFIDVFQKYANEIEGAEFLAQGTLYPDVIESVSFSGGPSVTIKSHHNVGGLPEKMGLKLVEPLRELFKDEVRALGRELGLPASFIGRHPFPGPGLAIRCPGEITRAKLEILREADAVYIDQIRKHGLYDEIWQAFVAILPVRTVGVMGDGRTYDFACALRAVTSVDGMTADYYPFTHEFLGETATRIINEVQGINRVTYDITSKPPGTIEWE; the protein is encoded by the coding sequence ATGAATGATATTCCTTCGCATGAGCGCCTGCTAATCATCGACTTTGGGTCCCAAGTGACGCAGCTCATTGCGCGTCGTCTGCGCGAGCTGTCTGTCTATTGTGAAATCCATCCGTTTCAAAAAGTGACCCCTGCATTCTTGGCCGAATTTGCGCCAAAAGCGGTGATCCTGTCAGGCGGCCCTGCCAGTGTGATTGACGAGGGTTCGCCCCGTCCGCCTAAGGCAGTGTTTGACCTTGATGTGCCCATCTTGGGCATTTGTTACGGTCAACAAGTTATGATGCATATGCTGGGCGGCAAAGTTGAATCCGGCCATGGAACGGCCGAATTTGGCCGCGCTTATGTCGTGCCAACCGGCGATAAAATCGGCCTTCTGGACGGCTGGTTTGAACAGGACAAAGAACAGGTATGGATGAGCCACGGCGACCACGTGAGCGCCATCGCTCCTGGGTTTGAAGTATATGGCACGTCGCCAAACGCTCCCTTTGCGATCACCGCAGACACGACGCGCGGCTTTTATGCCGTGCAGTTTCACCCCGAAGTCCACCACACACCCAATGGCGCGAAATTCTACGAAAATTTCGTTAAAATGGCCGGCTTTACAGGCGATTGGACCATGGGCGCGTACCGCGAACAAGCGATTGACGCAATCCGCGAACAAGTCGGAGACAAGCAAGTTATCTGTGGGTTGTCGGGCGGCGTTGACAGCTCGGTCGCGGCCGTTTTGATCCACGAAGCGATTGGGGATCAGCTTACCTGTGTGTTTGTGGACCACGGTTTGCTGCGCAAGGATGAAGCCGAAGAAGTCGTGAAAATGTTCCGCGACAACTATAAGATCAAGCTGATCTATGCAGACGAAAAAGAGCTATTTTTGGGCGCGCTCGACGGGCAATCTGATCCCGAAACCAAGCGCAAAATCATCGGTGGCTTGTTTATTGATGTGTTCCAGAAATATGCCAACGAGATCGAAGGCGCGGAATTCCTTGCGCAGGGCACTTTGTACCCAGATGTGATTGAATCCGTGAGCTTTTCCGGCGGGCCTTCGGTGACGATCAAAAGCCACCACAACGTGGGCGGCCTACCTGAGAAGATGGGTCTTAAACTTGTGGAACCCTTGCGCGAATTGTTCAAGGATGAGGTCCGTGCGCTGGGCCGTGAGCTTGGCCTTCCCGCGAGCTTTATTGGCCGTCATCCCTTCCCAGGGCCTGGCCTTGCGATCCGTTGCCCCGGTGAGATTACCCGCGCCAAACTTGAGATCCTGCGCGAAGCGGATGCCGTTTATATCGATCAAATCCGCAAACACGGTCTTTATGACGAGATTTGGCAAGCTTTCGTCGCCATTCTCCCTGTGCGCACCGTCGGTGTGATGGGCGATGGGCGCACCTATGATTTCGCCTGTGCTTTGCGGGCGGTGACTTCGGTGGACGGAATGACGGCGGATTATTATCCATTTACCCATGAATTCCTTGGCGAAACCGCGACGCGGATCATCAACGAAGTTCAAGGCATCAACCGCGTGACCTACGACATCACCTCAAAACCTCCCGGTACGATCGAGTGGGAATAA
- a CDS encoding class I SAM-dependent methyltransferase — protein MFSHSSELLAKIESDLTAQSTRGEALARLRALGLSDFGLFLISLPDATYPKLSALLPRMAEAEVQRNWTGNSGAFLLTQTLDFVRSAAYNYSEISGKPLSDAKILDFGCGYGRISRMMYFFTEEENYFGVDPWDRSIEICKNDGLTTNFAVSDYLPTDLPVGDARFDFIFAFSVFTHLSERATRAGISTVAKYLTADGILLITTREIEYWAQHFKETAPQQRAHCEESHDAGGFAFVPHSRETVDGDVTYGDTSMTVAWFHAQFPDLKIVKQDRSLNDPYQSYWFVQKR, from the coding sequence TTGTTTTCCCATAGCAGTGAGTTGCTTGCGAAGATTGAGTCCGACCTGACCGCGCAATCCACGCGAGGCGAAGCACTTGCGCGTCTTCGGGCGTTGGGGTTGTCGGATTTCGGACTGTTTCTTATTTCGCTGCCCGATGCGACTTACCCCAAGTTGTCGGCCTTGCTTCCGCGTATGGCCGAGGCCGAGGTTCAACGCAATTGGACTGGCAACAGCGGCGCGTTCCTTTTGACCCAGACGCTCGATTTCGTGCGATCTGCGGCCTATAACTACTCTGAAATTTCAGGGAAACCCCTGTCAGACGCCAAAATTCTGGACTTTGGTTGTGGCTATGGCCGCATCAGCCGCATGATGTATTTCTTTACCGAGGAAGAAAACTACTTCGGCGTCGACCCTTGGGATCGCTCCATCGAAATCTGTAAAAACGATGGCCTGACCACGAATTTCGCGGTCTCTGATTATTTACCCACAGACTTGCCCGTCGGTGACGCGCGATTTGATTTTATTTTTGCCTTCTCGGTGTTTACGCACCTTTCTGAACGTGCCACGCGCGCGGGAATCTCAACGGTAGCAAAATATCTCACTGCGGATGGCATCCTCCTTATCACAACGCGCGAGATCGAGTATTGGGCACAGCATTTCAAAGAAACCGCCCCCCAACAGCGTGCGCACTGTGAAGAGTCACACGATGCCGGCGGGTTTGCTTTTGTTCCCCATAGCCGAGAAACAGTTGACGGGGATGTAACTTACGGCGACACATCCATGACCGTTGCGTGGTTCCACGCGCAATTCCCCGACCTCAAAATCGTGAAGCAAGACCGCTCCCTCAACGATCCCTATCAATCTTATTGGTTCGTTCAAAAACGTTAA
- a CDS encoding DMT family transporter gives MIPPSKNTAHADFIHAAFWMCGAVFAFSAMAIAGRAVMQELDTFELMMYRSFTGVVIVCGYVLWSKRYTEITWRAFPQQLIRNLFHFTGQNLWFAALVLIPIAKVFAIEFTSPVWVLLLAPFILGENLTRSRALTALAGFVGILIVTRPTFGNLSLGEGLAALAAICFAVTSLLTRRLTRTQSITAIMFYLTVTQSVFGVVMAGYDGEIALPSPPLIPAVIAVGLMGLMAHLCLTRALSLAPAASIMPIDFARLPVIAILGFFLFNETVDIYVWIGAIIIFGANYLNLVHESRISREAQI, from the coding sequence ATGATCCCTCCGTCAAAAAACACCGCCCATGCGGATTTTATCCATGCTGCGTTTTGGATGTGTGGGGCCGTGTTTGCCTTTAGCGCAATGGCCATCGCGGGGCGCGCGGTCATGCAGGAATTGGATACGTTTGAGTTGATGATGTACCGCTCGTTTACGGGTGTGGTCATTGTTTGCGGCTATGTTCTGTGGTCCAAACGGTACACCGAAATCACATGGCGCGCTTTCCCCCAGCAACTGATCCGCAATCTGTTTCATTTTACGGGGCAAAACCTATGGTTCGCGGCGCTCGTCCTCATTCCGATCGCAAAAGTCTTTGCCATTGAGTTTACATCCCCCGTTTGGGTGCTGCTCCTTGCGCCATTCATTTTGGGCGAAAACCTAACCAGAAGCCGCGCGTTGACCGCCTTAGCAGGTTTCGTCGGCATTTTAATCGTGACGCGCCCGACGTTCGGCAACCTGTCCTTGGGCGAAGGGCTCGCGGCCTTGGCGGCCATATGTTTTGCCGTCACCAGCCTGTTAACGCGCCGCCTGACCCGCACCCAGTCGATCACGGCAATCATGTTCTACCTCACCGTCACCCAATCGGTTTTTGGCGTTGTTATGGCTGGCTACGACGGGGAAATCGCCCTGCCCAGCCCGCCCCTCATTCCGGCAGTCATCGCGGTTGGCCTCATGGGTCTGATGGCGCATCTATGCTTAACGCGGGCGTTATCCTTGGCCCCTGCGGCCTCCATCATGCCAATTGATTTTGCCCGTTTGCCGGTTATCGCAATATTAGGGTTTTTCTTGTTTAACGAAACCGTCGACATCTATGTATGGATCGGAGCAATTATCATCTTTGGTGCAAATTATCTCAATCTTGTGCATGAGTCGCGGATTTCACGGGAGGCTCAAATCTAA
- a CDS encoding OmpP1/FadL family transporter, which yields MAPAYTQFSGAYKHSFSDKLDAAIIIDEPFGADVAYPSAPYFATGSVAELNTAAITGILKYNINEGYSVFGGLRYETLEATANIPFVSSYDAVGSKNGAFGYLVGAAYERPDIALRVALTYNSKISHDLETTESSAALGADNTSVTEVNSPQSVNLEFQSGVAEDTLVFGSIRWVNWSDYDISPTDYATLTGGGSLVSYEDDVFTYTLGVGRKFSDSWSGAISAGYEKSNGGYQSNLNPTDGQFSVGLGGTYTRENMKITAGVKYVMIGDAETTLGLGGPASSFQDNNALAFGLRIGLAL from the coding sequence ATGGCTCCTGCCTATACCCAGTTTTCGGGCGCGTATAAGCACAGCTTTAGCGACAAATTGGACGCAGCAATCATCATCGACGAACCCTTTGGTGCCGACGTTGCCTATCCCTCTGCGCCCTATTTTGCGACGGGATCCGTTGCCGAACTTAACACGGCGGCAATCACTGGTATCCTGAAATATAATATCAACGAAGGTTACAGCGTATTCGGCGGTCTGCGCTACGAAACCCTCGAAGCTACCGCGAATATCCCGTTTGTGTCATCATATGACGCCGTTGGCAGCAAAAATGGCGCGTTCGGCTACCTGGTTGGGGCCGCATATGAGCGTCCGGACATCGCCTTGCGGGTCGCATTGACCTACAACTCGAAAATCTCGCACGACCTTGAAACCACCGAGTCCTCGGCAGCCTTGGGCGCGGATAACACCTCGGTAACCGAAGTGAATTCACCACAATCTGTGAACCTCGAATTCCAATCCGGCGTCGCAGAAGACACGTTGGTTTTCGGCTCCATTCGATGGGTGAACTGGTCGGATTATGACATTTCCCCAACCGACTATGCGACCCTCACAGGTGGCGGTTCGCTGGTATCCTATGAGGATGACGTTTTCACCTACACCCTTGGCGTTGGACGTAAATTTAGCGACTCTTGGTCGGGCGCCATCTCTGCGGGTTATGAAAAATCCAATGGCGGCTACCAGTCCAACCTCAACCCAACCGACGGACAATTCTCGGTGGGTCTCGGTGGAACCTACACGCGCGAAAACATGAAAATCACGGCAGGCGTGAAATATGTCATGATTGGCGATGCGGAAACTACCCTTGGTTTGGGCGGCCCAGCGTCGAGCTTCCAAGACAACAATGCGCTGGCCTTTGGTTTGCGGATTGGTTTAGCACTCTAA
- the metA gene encoding homoserine O-acetyltransferase MetA: MPIKIPSSLPAYEVLSSEGVMVMDEQLAARQDIRPLQIGLLNLMPKKIQTETQFARLIGATPLQIDLTLIRMSEHQTKNTAAEHMETFYRTFDEIKDRKFDGLLITGAPIEHLDFEDVTYWDELCRIMDWTQTNVHSTFGICWGGMAMIHHLHGIKKHLLDHKLFGCFRHQNLNPSSQYLRGFSDDCVIPVSRWTEIHQDEIDTAKNLTTLLGSEDAGPCLVEDPDHRALYIFNHFEYDSDTLKQEYDRDIETGTAINIPQNYYPNDDPSQVPQNRWRSHAHLLYGNWLNEIYQTTKYNMDEIGT; encoded by the coding sequence ATGCCGATTAAGATTCCATCCTCCCTTCCCGCTTACGAGGTTCTCTCGAGCGAGGGCGTGATGGTGATGGATGAACAACTTGCCGCACGACAAGACATTCGTCCGCTGCAAATCGGTCTTCTTAATCTGATGCCCAAGAAAATTCAGACCGAAACCCAGTTTGCGCGACTGATCGGGGCAACCCCGTTGCAAATCGACCTGACTTTAATCCGCATGAGCGAACACCAAACAAAAAACACCGCCGCCGAACATATGGAAACGTTTTATCGCACGTTCGACGAGATCAAAGACCGTAAATTTGACGGTCTATTGATTACCGGTGCGCCAATTGAGCATCTGGATTTTGAGGACGTCACCTATTGGGACGAACTGTGCCGCATCATGGACTGGACCCAAACCAACGTGCATTCCACATTCGGGATTTGTTGGGGGGGCATGGCCATGATCCACCATCTTCACGGTATCAAAAAACATCTGTTGGATCACAAGCTATTTGGTTGTTTTCGCCACCAGAACCTTAACCCCAGCTCCCAGTATTTGCGTGGTTTTTCAGACGATTGCGTCATTCCGGTAAGTCGCTGGACCGAAATTCACCAAGACGAGATCGACACAGCAAAAAACCTCACAACGCTTTTGGGAAGCGAGGACGCAGGTCCCTGTTTGGTTGAAGATCCCGACCATCGCGCGCTCTATATCTTTAACCATTTTGAGTATGATTCAGACACGCTTAAACAGGAATATGACCGCGATATCGAGACGGGAACGGCGATCAATATTCCACAAAACTATTACCCGAACGATGACCCAAGCCAAGTGCCGCAAAACCGTTGGCGCAGCCACGCACATTTGCTTTATGGCAACTGGTTAAACGAAATTTACCAAACGACAAAATACAATATGGACGAAATCGGGACCTAA
- the ppk2 gene encoding polyphosphate kinase 2, producing MDLPFVGDITHFYKNEAPDEIRKSIENAGAKDILAPSYPYKKLMGRKAYDAQMEQLQLELVKLQSDFITSGKRLVVLFEGRDAAGKGGAISRLRENLNPRIAKNVALPKPTEREAGEWYFQRYVDHLPTKGEVRMFDRSWYNRGVVEHVFGFCTPDQRAHFFAQLPDFERLLADEGYHLVKIWLNVGRAEQLRRFLEREQDPLKQWKLSWIDVEGLKKWDAYSEAITETLTRTHTEFAPWTVIRADDKRRARLETIKSILKCIDYKEKSEIPEIDYSICGGPEMWNG from the coding sequence ATGGATTTACCGTTTGTTGGCGACATAACCCATTTCTACAAAAATGAAGCACCCGACGAGATCCGAAAATCGATTGAGAACGCGGGTGCAAAAGACATTCTTGCGCCGAGTTATCCCTATAAAAAACTGATGGGGCGTAAAGCTTATGACGCGCAAATGGAGCAACTTCAGTTAGAATTGGTCAAATTGCAGTCCGATTTCATCACCAGTGGCAAACGTCTTGTTGTGCTGTTTGAAGGGCGGGACGCGGCTGGCAAAGGCGGGGCGATTTCGCGCCTCAGAGAGAACCTCAATCCGCGTATTGCTAAGAACGTCGCTCTGCCTAAACCAACAGAACGCGAAGCTGGCGAGTGGTATTTCCAACGCTATGTCGATCATTTACCCACCAAAGGTGAGGTCAGGATGTTTGATCGCAGCTGGTACAATCGCGGCGTCGTGGAGCATGTTTTTGGCTTCTGTACACCCGATCAACGCGCCCATTTCTTTGCCCAGCTTCCCGATTTCGAGCGATTGTTGGCGGACGAAGGCTATCACTTGGTCAAAATCTGGCTCAACGTGGGTCGTGCAGAGCAGTTGCGACGATTTCTTGAACGTGAGCAAGACCCGCTAAAACAATGGAAACTTAGCTGGATTGACGTTGAGGGCCTGAAAAAATGGGACGCTTATAGCGAAGCCATAACCGAAACCCTGACTCGGACCCATACGGAATTCGCACCTTGGACCGTTATTCGCGCCGATGACAAACGTCGCGCGCGCCTCGAGACCATTAAGTCCATCCTGAAATGCATTGATTATAAAGAGAAATCAGAAATACCGGAAATTGATTACTCGATTTGTGGCGGACCGGAAATGTGGAATGGTTAA
- a CDS encoding TetR/AcrR family transcriptional regulator — protein sequence MVKKRGYHHGNLKQALVEAALSLIETKGPTGFTLSEAAKTAGVTPAAVYRHFEGREDLIAEVARQGYEIFGELMEYAYATGQPSALASFEATGRAYLAFARRHPGHYVAMFESGISVNRTPELAAAAKAAKETLEHAARELSKHIPADKRPPASMFSAHILALSHGVVELFARGAPGIIAPFPPEDLLESGIGIYLRGLGLIEKDH from the coding sequence ATGGTTAAAAAACGTGGATATCATCACGGCAATCTCAAACAAGCTTTGGTCGAAGCGGCTCTGAGCCTTATCGAGACCAAAGGCCCCACTGGGTTTACCTTGTCTGAAGCTGCCAAAACGGCGGGTGTGACCCCCGCTGCTGTGTATCGGCATTTTGAGGGACGCGAGGATTTGATCGCGGAAGTGGCGCGCCAAGGGTATGAAATCTTTGGAGAATTGATGGAATACGCCTATGCAACGGGCCAGCCCTCAGCGTTGGCAAGCTTTGAAGCTACGGGTCGCGCCTATCTCGCGTTTGCGCGTCGCCATCCGGGGCATTATGTGGCGATGTTTGAGAGTGGAATTTCCGTCAATCGCACACCAGAACTGGCCGCCGCAGCAAAAGCGGCAAAAGAAACGCTGGAACACGCGGCCCGTGAACTCTCTAAACATATCCCAGCAGATAAACGTCCACCGGCGAGCATGTTTTCCGCCCATATCTTGGCCCTGAGCCACGGCGTGGTTGAACTTTTTGCGCGCGGCGCACCGGGGATTATCGCGCCCTTCCCGCCCGAAGACCTTTTGGAAAGCGGCATCGGAATTTACCTGCGCGGACTCGGACTGATTGAAAAAGACCACTAG
- the rpsI gene encoding 30S ribosomal protein S9 — protein sequence MSEDIKSLDDLNTIVEGVAAVEAAPLREQVRDSLGRSYATGKRKDAVARVWIKPGSGKVTVNGKDMPVYFARPVFQMILRQPFTVAGVDGEFDVVATVKGGGLSGQAGAVKHGISKALQLYEPSLRAALKAAGFLTRDSRVVERKKFGKAKARKSFQFSKR from the coding sequence ATGTCTGAAGATATCAAATCACTCGACGATCTGAACACAATTGTTGAAGGCGTTGCAGCAGTAGAAGCCGCTCCCCTTCGTGAACAAGTTCGCGATAGCCTTGGCCGCTCCTATGCGACTGGCAAACGTAAAGACGCGGTTGCCCGCGTTTGGATCAAACCAGGTTCCGGTAAAGTAACGGTAAACGGCAAAGACATGCCTGTTTATTTTGCACGCCCCGTGTTCCAAATGATCCTACGTCAGCCTTTCACGGTTGCTGGTGTTGATGGCGAATTCGATGTTGTTGCAACTGTTAAAGGCGGCGGTCTTTCCGGCCAAGCTGGCGCAGTAAAGCACGGTATCTCGAAAGCGCTTCAACTTTATGAACCCTCCTTGCGCGCAGCCCTGAAAGCTGCTGGCTTCCTCACACGCGATAGCCGCGTTGTTGAGCGTAAGAAGTTCGGTAAAGCAAAAGCCCGTAAGAGCTTCCAGTTCTCCAAGCGTTAA
- the rplM gene encoding 50S ribosomal protein L13, giving the protein MKTFSATPADIDKKWIIIDAEGVVLGRLASIIATRLRGKHKPTFTPSMDMGDNVIVINADKVQLTGKKRDDKIYYWHTGHPGGIKQRTARQIIEGKFPERVLTKAVQRMLPGNRLSRTLMTNLRVYAGTDHGHEAQAPEVLDVKAMNSKNSRGA; this is encoded by the coding sequence ATGAAAACCTTCTCTGCGACTCCTGCGGATATCGATAAGAAATGGATCATCATCGACGCTGAAGGCGTTGTTTTGGGCCGTCTTGCTTCGATCATCGCAACACGCCTTCGCGGCAAGCATAAACCAACCTTTACGCCTTCGATGGATATGGGTGACAACGTGATTGTTATCAACGCTGATAAAGTTCAGTTGACTGGCAAAAAACGTGACGACAAAATCTACTACTGGCACACTGGCCACCCTGGTGGGATCAAGCAGCGCACTGCACGTCAAATCATCGAGGGTAAGTTCCCTGAGCGTGTTTTGACCAAAGCTGTTCAGCGCATGTTGCCTGGCAACCGTTTGAGCCGCACGCTCATGACAAACCTGCGCGTTTATGCGGGCACAGATCACGGCCACGAAGCCCAAGCACCAGAAGTTCTTGACGTTAAAGCCATGAACTCCAAAAACTCACGGGGTGCATAA